In Psychrilyobacter piezotolerans, a single genomic region encodes these proteins:
- a CDS encoding formate--tetrahydrofolate ligase, which translates to MKTDIQIAQEAKILHIRDIAAKINLSEEDYDQYGRYKAKLNLDILKKNSHKKDGKLILVTAITPTPAGEGKSTVTVGLTQAMNKLGKKSIAALREPSLGPVFGMKGGATGGGHSQVIPMEDINLHFTGDLHAIGVAHNLISACIDNHIKHGNQLDIDVTKIAFKRVMDMNDRSLRNIVIGMGGIANGIPRENSFQITVASEIMAILCLSESIMDLKNRISEIVFGYDRAGKPLKVSDLKIEGAITALLKEAIKPNLVQTLENTPVIIHGGPFANIAHGCNSLLATKMALKLSDYAITEAGFAADLGAEKFLDIKCRKGGLNPNAVVIVATVKALKLHGGMNSKELKEENLEALTKGIENLDKHIENMKNFGLPVVVAINKFVTDSAAELDFIKTHCETLDVPVALCDVWADGGDGGIELAKLVIDEIENKENNFKYLYKVEDSIEEKIEKIVKDIYGGDGVIFTPNAKKMIKTLNEYGYDKLPICMSKTQKSISDNPKLMGRPSGFAVTINELRLSAGAGFIVAMAGSILDMPGLPKIPSAELIYIDEAGIISGLF; encoded by the coding sequence ATGAAAACAGATATTCAAATTGCTCAAGAAGCAAAGATATTACACATTAGAGATATTGCAGCTAAGATAAATTTATCGGAAGAAGATTATGATCAATATGGAAGGTATAAAGCAAAATTAAATTTAGATATATTGAAAAAAAACAGTCATAAAAAAGATGGAAAATTGATCCTAGTAACAGCAATTACTCCTACACCAGCAGGAGAAGGAAAATCTACAGTTACTGTAGGTCTGACTCAGGCTATGAACAAGTTAGGTAAAAAATCCATAGCAGCATTGAGGGAACCATCTCTTGGTCCTGTATTTGGAATGAAGGGTGGAGCTACTGGCGGAGGACACTCTCAGGTGATTCCAATGGAGGATATAAATTTACACTTTACAGGAGATCTTCATGCAATTGGAGTAGCACATAATCTTATCTCAGCATGCATAGATAACCATATAAAACATGGAAACCAACTGGATATAGACGTAACTAAGATAGCTTTTAAAAGGGTCATGGATATGAATGACAGATCCCTTAGAAATATAGTAATTGGGATGGGTGGAATTGCCAATGGAATTCCAAGAGAAAATTCATTTCAAATAACGGTAGCCTCTGAGATAATGGCTATCCTCTGTTTATCAGAATCTATAATGGATCTGAAAAACAGGATCAGTGAGATAGTATTTGGATATGACAGAGCAGGGAAACCACTAAAAGTGAGTGACCTGAAGATAGAAGGAGCTATAACAGCTCTCCTAAAGGAAGCAATTAAACCAAACTTAGTTCAAACATTGGAAAATACCCCGGTAATAATCCATGGTGGACCATTTGCCAATATAGCTCACGGATGTAACTCATTATTAGCTACTAAGATGGCACTTAAATTATCTGATTATGCAATAACAGAAGCGGGATTTGCAGCAGACTTAGGAGCAGAAAAATTCTTGGATATAAAATGCAGGAAGGGCGGTTTGAATCCCAATGCTGTAGTCATTGTAGCTACGGTAAAAGCTCTTAAACTGCATGGTGGAATGAACTCTAAAGAACTCAAGGAAGAAAATTTAGAAGCTTTAACTAAAGGAATAGAAAATTTAGATAAACATATAGAAAATATGAAAAATTTTGGATTACCAGTGGTGGTAGCTATAAATAAATTTGTTACAGACAGTGCTGCAGAATTAGATTTTATAAAAACTCACTGTGAAACACTAGATGTGCCGGTAGCTCTGTGTGATGTATGGGCCGATGGTGGAGATGGAGGAATAGAGTTAGCTAAATTGGTGATAGATGAGATAGAAAATAAAGAAAATAATTTTAAATATCTTTATAAAGTAGAAGATTCTATTGAGGAAAAAATAGAGAAGATAGTAAAAGATATTTATGGTGGAGATGGAGTAATATTTACACCTAATGCTAAAAAGATGATAAAAACATTAAATGAATATGGATATGATAAATTACCGATCTGTATGTCAAAAACTCAAAAGTCCATCTCGGATAATCCCAAACTAATGGGAAGACCAAGTGGATTTGCTGTTACAATAAATGAATTGAGGTTATCAGCCGGAGCAGGATTTATCGTAGCAATGGCAGGAAGTATCTTAGATATGCCGGGATTACCAAAAATACCTTCGGCAGAATTGATCTATATAGATGAAGCTGGAATAATCTCTGGATTATTTTAA
- the purN gene encoding phosphoribosylglycinamide formyltransferase: MFKIAVLISGGGSNLQSIIDTISTSKAEYEISCVIADRECYGIERAENNHIETKIFDRKILKKDISKKIDEYLGDRVDLVVLAGFLSILDENFINNRRGRIINIHPSLLPKFGGPGMFGIRIHKAVIEAKENESGCTVHYVDAGVDTGEIIEQRKVKVEAEDTAETLQKKVLMEEHKLLPKAISLLVKKLS, from the coding sequence ATGTTTAAGATAGCAGTTTTGATCTCTGGCGGCGGAAGTAACCTGCAATCTATAATTGATACTATTTCTACCTCAAAAGCAGAATATGAAATCTCCTGTGTTATAGCAGACAGGGAATGTTATGGAATTGAGAGAGCTGAAAATAATCATATAGAAACAAAAATATTTGATAGAAAAATATTAAAAAAAGATATATCTAAAAAAATAGATGAGTATTTAGGAGATCGTGTAGACTTAGTAGTTTTAGCAGGTTTTCTATCGATCCTGGATGAAAATTTTATAAATAACAGGAGGGGGAGGATAATAAATATCCACCCTTCCCTACTGCCTAAATTTGGCGGACCTGGAATGTTTGGGATTAGAATTCATAAAGCCGTCATAGAGGCCAAAGAAAATGAATCCGGCTGCACAGTTCACTATGTGGATGCAGGTGTAGATACAGGGGAGATAATAGAACAAAGAAAAGTAAAGGTGGAAGCAGAAGATACAGCGGAAACTTTACAGAAAAAAGTATTGATGGAAGAGCATAAATTATTGCCCAAGGCCATAAGTTTACTAGTAAAAAAATTAAGTTAA
- a CDS encoding phosphoribosylformylglycinamidine synthase, which yields MNHRVYVEKKEEFAVEAKKLKAELKESLNLAHLEKVRILNIYDLFNVKKDEVSTIKEVVLSEIVVDDTYDTLDLKDKNYLAVEFLPGQFDQRADSAIQCINLICEESGDISVKTGKLIIFSGNLSSEDMKKIKKYYINEVEMREKDLSSMAEDEITPPNEVKIHGGFNSYSKDELEEFRKSSGLAMTTADIMHIQKYFKNEEGRDPSDTEIKVLDTYWSDHCRHTTFETILENITLPKGRFEETLQATFNEYLESRRDAHGERIEKKPMTLMDMATVSAREMRKNGLLDDLEVSEEINACSVYIDVDIEKNGKKEMEKWLLMFKNETHNHPTEIEPFGGASTCIGGAIRDPLSGRSYIYQAIRVTGSANPLEKLEDTLPGKLSQRKITTGAAHGYSSYGNQIGVATSHVAEIYHEGYKAKRMEVGAVVAATPASNVRRETPNPGDKIILLGGKTGRDGCGGATGSSKEHDINSITACSAEVQKGNAPEERKIQKLFRNPEVTRLIKKCNDFGAGGVSVAIGELADGLIINLDKVPVKYKGLNGTELAISESQERMAVVVEDKDVEKFLKLSDVENLEAVEVAVVTEERRLIINWRGKSIVDLSRDFLDTNGVTGYMDIEVESPNSESPMETKDAAGATLEEKVMKRISSLNVSSQKGLMEMFDSTIGAGTVLMPFGGKYQLTPTEGSVHKIPLLEGTTDTASVITWGYNPLITKWSPYHGGAYAVVESLAKIVAMGGDYRGVRLSFQEYFEKLGDNPKKWGKPFAALLGTQYIMKNFNVPAIGGKDSMSGSFNDIDVPPTLISFGVTKVLASNVISPELKSSGNNLYLIKHNMNADLMPNLEGLKNNFEYIHENIKNKKIISAMTVRGGGIVETISKMSFGNMVGAKISMKEDELFVMGYGSILVETSHILEDENAVLIGETIPAKELIINDKIIKLDELLSSWKGTLNEIFPEIAEVKSVESENLKIENFEKKEVIRPKERIENPRVFVPAFPGTNCEYDSMKAFAKEGALPFTMTFRNLTMDHITRSIDEMANHIDNCEILMLPGGFSAGDEPEGSAKFIATILRNEKIKGAVERLLGRDGLILGICNGFQALVKSGLLPNGIIGDLDEKSPTLTYNDINRHISKIVTTKVVSNKSPWLSDIAAGTKHQIAVSHGEGKFVVGEEKLKELIENGQIATQYVDLDGNPTNHGEYNPNGSVYAIEGITSKDGRIFGKMGHSERTGENLYKNIIGDKEQNIFRNGVNYFRNR from the coding sequence ATGAATCACCGTGTCTATGTAGAAAAAAAAGAAGAATTTGCTGTAGAAGCTAAAAAACTAAAGGCTGAATTAAAGGAAAGTTTAAATTTAGCTCATTTGGAAAAGGTTAGAATATTAAATATCTATGATCTTTTCAATGTAAAAAAAGATGAAGTATCTACAATAAAAGAAGTGGTGCTCTCAGAAATTGTAGTAGATGATACCTATGATACTTTAGATTTAAAGGATAAAAATTACTTAGCTGTTGAATTCTTACCTGGTCAATTTGATCAGAGGGCTGACTCAGCTATCCAATGTATAAATTTAATTTGTGAAGAGAGTGGGGACATATCGGTAAAAACAGGAAAACTTATTATATTTTCCGGAAATCTTTCATCTGAAGATATGAAAAAAATAAAAAAATATTATATAAATGAAGTTGAGATGAGGGAAAAAGACCTATCCAGTATGGCAGAAGATGAGATAACTCCTCCAAATGAAGTGAAGATCCATGGTGGATTTAATTCTTATTCGAAAGATGAGTTAGAAGAATTTAGAAAATCTTCTGGTTTAGCCATGACTACAGCTGATATTATGCATATTCAAAAATACTTTAAAAATGAAGAGGGAAGAGACCCCAGTGATACAGAGATAAAAGTATTGGATACTTACTGGTCGGATCACTGCAGACATACTACCTTTGAAACAATATTAGAAAATATTACCCTGCCAAAGGGGAGATTTGAAGAGACATTACAGGCAACATTCAATGAGTACCTGGAAAGCAGAAGGGATGCCCATGGGGAAAGGATAGAGAAAAAACCTATGACCCTCATGGATATGGCTACCGTATCAGCCAGGGAGATGAGAAAAAATGGTCTTTTAGATGATTTGGAAGTATCGGAAGAGATAAATGCCTGTTCTGTATACATAGATGTGGATATAGAAAAAAACGGGAAAAAAGAGATGGAAAAATGGCTTTTGATGTTTAAAAACGAAACTCATAATCATCCTACTGAGATCGAACCATTTGGAGGAGCTTCTACCTGTATAGGGGGAGCCATAAGAGATCCATTATCTGGAAGATCATATATATACCAAGCTATCAGAGTAACGGGATCGGCGAACCCATTGGAAAAATTAGAGGATACCCTGCCTGGAAAATTATCCCAGAGAAAGATAACAACTGGTGCAGCCCACGGGTACTCATCATATGGAAACCAGATAGGTGTGGCAACATCCCATGTGGCCGAGATCTATCACGAAGGATATAAGGCTAAGAGGATGGAAGTAGGAGCAGTAGTAGCAGCTACCCCGGCAAGTAATGTCCGTCGTGAAACTCCTAACCCAGGGGATAAGATAATCTTATTGGGAGGGAAAACCGGTAGAGATGGATGCGGTGGAGCTACCGGTTCATCCAAGGAACACGATATCAACTCTATAACTGCCTGTTCAGCTGAGGTACAAAAAGGAAATGCTCCGGAAGAGAGAAAAATTCAGAAATTATTCAGGAACCCAGAGGTAACCAGATTGATTAAAAAGTGTAATGACTTTGGTGCCGGGGGAGTATCGGTAGCAATTGGAGAATTGGCAGATGGATTAATTATAAATTTAGATAAAGTACCGGTCAAATATAAAGGGTTAAACGGCACAGAACTGGCTATCTCTGAATCCCAGGAGAGGATGGCAGTGGTAGTAGAGGATAAGGATGTAGAAAAATTCCTGAAATTATCCGATGTTGAAAACTTAGAGGCAGTAGAAGTAGCAGTGGTTACAGAGGAAAGAAGATTAATAATCAACTGGAGAGGGAAATCCATAGTAGATCTAAGCCGTGATTTCCTGGACACCAATGGTGTCACCGGATATATGGATATAGAGGTAGAATCACCTAATTCAGAAAGTCCGATGGAAACTAAGGATGCTGCAGGAGCAACACTGGAAGAAAAAGTGATGAAAAGAATAAGTTCCCTCAATGTAAGTTCTCAAAAGGGACTTATGGAGATGTTTGATTCAACAATTGGAGCAGGAACGGTACTAATGCCATTTGGGGGAAAATACCAGCTCACTCCTACAGAGGGATCGGTCCACAAGATACCGCTATTGGAGGGAACGACAGATACAGCATCTGTAATAACCTGGGGATATAACCCGTTAATTACTAAGTGGTCGCCGTATCATGGTGGAGCCTACGCAGTGGTGGAATCACTGGCTAAGATAGTAGCTATGGGGGGAGATTACAGGGGAGTGAGATTATCATTCCAAGAGTATTTTGAAAAATTAGGAGACAACCCTAAAAAATGGGGAAAACCATTTGCAGCCTTATTGGGAACACAGTATATAATGAAAAATTTCAATGTCCCTGCCATTGGAGGGAAGGACAGTATGAGTGGAAGTTTTAATGACATAGATGTTCCTCCTACATTGATCTCCTTTGGAGTAACTAAGGTTCTGGCGTCCAATGTGATTTCGCCGGAATTAAAGAGCAGCGGGAATAATTTATACCTGATTAAACACAATATGAATGCGGATCTTATGCCTAATTTAGAGGGATTAAAAAATAACTTTGAATATATCCATGAAAATATAAAAAATAAGAAAATTATCTCTGCCATGACTGTAAGGGGTGGTGGAATAGTTGAGACTATCTCTAAGATGAGTTTTGGAAATATGGTAGGAGCTAAGATTTCAATGAAGGAAGATGAATTGTTTGTGATGGGATATGGTTCTATCTTAGTAGAAACTTCTCATATCTTAGAAGATGAAAATGCTGTATTAATAGGAGAAACTATCCCGGCCAAGGAATTAATTATAAATGATAAGATAATTAAATTAGATGAATTATTAAGCAGCTGGAAGGGAACTTTAAATGAAATATTTCCTGAAATAGCAGAAGTAAAGTCAGTGGAAAGTGAAAATTTAAAAATTGAAAATTTTGAGAAAAAAGAAGTAATCAGGCCAAAGGAGAGGATAGAAAATCCAAGAGTATTTGTACCAGCCTTCCCAGGAACTAACTGTGAATATGATTCAATGAAAGCTTTTGCTAAGGAAGGAGCACTGCCATTTACAATGACATTTAGAAACTTAACTATGGATCATATCACTAGATCAATAGATGAGATGGCAAATCATATAGATAACTGTGAAATCTTAATGCTGCCAGGAGGATTCTCAGCAGGAGATGAACCGGAGGGATCGGCTAAATTTATAGCAACTATCCTGAGAAATGAAAAGATAAAGGGTGCAGTAGAGAGATTATTAGGCAGGGACGGATTGATCTTGGGAATATGTAATGGGTTCCAAGCCCTTGTAAAATCAGGGCTCCTACCTAATGGAATAATCGGTGACCTGGATGAAAAATCTCCTACATTGACTTATAACGATATCAACAGACATATATCAAAAATTGTAACTACTAAGGTTGTCTCAAATAAATCACCATGGCTCAGTGACATTGCAGCAGGAACAAAACATCAGATAGCTGTATCTCACGGGGAAGGGAAATTTGTTGTAGGAGAAGAAAAATTAAAGGAATTAATTGAGAATGGACAGATAGCTACTCAATATGTAGACTTAGACGGGAATCCAACTAATCACGGGGAATATAATCCAAATGGATCTGTCTATGCCATCGAGGGAATAACCTCTAAAGATGGAAGGATCTTCGGTAAGATGGGACATTCAGAGAGAACAGGAGAAAATTTATATAAAAACATCATAGGAGATAAGGAACAAAATATTTTTAGAAATGGTGTGAATTATTTTAGAAATAGATAA
- the purM gene encoding phosphoribosylformylglycinamidine cyclo-ligase, with the protein MSTISYKDAGVNKEEGYKSVGLMKDLVKKTHNKNVLTGLGSFGAMYQLGQMKDPILVSGTDGVGTKLEIAFKTKTYDTVGIDCVAMCVNDVLCHGAKPLFFLDYMACGKLDAGIAATLVSGITEGCLQSDAALVGGETAEMPGFYKDGDYDIAGFTVGVVEKEDLIDGSKIEEGDTIIALPSSGVHSNGFSLVRKLVTDYDAEYGDKTIGEELLTPTRIYVKPILELIKKHRVNGLAHITGGGIIENLPRVIPAGLEAVVDKSAVKILPIFKHLMSLGVDESEMWGTFNMGVGFIIIANPSEKDAIIKTLEELGEAPYEIGTISRGDNGICLR; encoded by the coding sequence ATGTCAACAATTTCATATAAAGATGCAGGAGTAAATAAGGAAGAGGGATATAAGTCAGTAGGGCTTATGAAGGATTTAGTAAAAAAAACACATAATAAAAATGTACTTACCGGTTTAGGCAGTTTTGGTGCAATGTATCAATTGGGACAGATGAAAGATCCAATATTGGTATCGGGAACAGACGGGGTTGGAACTAAACTGGAGATAGCATTTAAAACCAAAACCTATGATACTGTAGGAATTGACTGTGTGGCTATGTGTGTAAACGATGTACTATGTCATGGAGCTAAACCATTATTTTTCTTGGATTATATGGCTTGCGGGAAGTTAGATGCAGGTATCGCGGCGACACTTGTAAGCGGGATAACGGAAGGATGTTTACAGTCAGATGCAGCCTTGGTAGGGGGAGAGACAGCAGAGATGCCAGGATTTTATAAGGATGGGGACTATGATATAGCTGGATTTACAGTGGGAGTAGTGGAAAAAGAAGACCTTATAGACGGATCGAAGATAGAAGAGGGAGATACAATCATAGCATTACCTTCATCAGGGGTGCACAGTAACGGCTTTTCACTGGTAAGAAAATTAGTAACCGACTATGATGCAGAATATGGCGATAAAACAATAGGAGAGGAACTCCTTACTCCTACAAGAATATATGTAAAACCTATATTAGAACTTATTAAAAAGCATAGGGTAAACGGTCTGGCACATATTACCGGTGGGGGAATAATTGAAAATTTACCCAGAGTAATACCTGCAGGATTAGAAGCTGTGGTGGATAAATCAGCAGTAAAGATACTGCCTATCTTTAAACACCTGATGTCACTGGGAGTAGATGAATCAGAGATGTGGGGAACATTTAACATGGGTGTAGGATTTATAATAATTGCTAATCCCAGTGAAAAAGATGCAATAATTAAAACTTTGGAAGAATTAGGAGAGGCTCCCTATGAGATAGGAACTATATCCAGAGGAGATAATGGAATATGTTTAAGATAG
- the purC gene encoding phosphoribosylaminoimidazolesuccinocarboxamide synthase yields MEKREFIYEGKAKQIYATDNENLVIIHYKDDATAGNGEKKGTISNKGVINNEITTILFENLEKNGIRTHFKGKLNDRDQLCEKLEIFPLEVIVRNIIAGSMAKRVGIEEGTKPENTIFEICYKNDAFGDPLINDHHAVAMGLATYDELKKIYEITGKINTLLLKAFGDEGIDLVDFKIEFGKNAAGEIVLADEISPDTCRLWDKATGQKLDKDRFRRDLGSIEEAYIEILKRLGAK; encoded by the coding sequence ATGGAAAAGAGAGAATTTATATATGAAGGTAAGGCTAAACAAATATATGCTACGGACAATGAAAACTTGGTAATTATTCACTATAAAGATGATGCTACTGCTGGAAATGGGGAAAAGAAGGGGACTATCTCTAATAAGGGAGTAATAAATAATGAGATCACAACTATCTTATTTGAAAACTTAGAAAAAAACGGTATAAGAACTCATTTTAAGGGGAAATTAAATGATAGAGATCAGTTATGTGAGAAACTGGAGATATTTCCATTGGAAGTAATAGTAAGAAATATAATAGCTGGATCTATGGCTAAAAGAGTAGGAATTGAGGAGGGAACTAAACCTGAAAATACCATCTTTGAAATCTGCTATAAAAATGATGCATTTGGTGATCCCCTTATCAACGATCACCATGCAGTAGCCATGGGATTAGCCACATATGATGAATTAAAAAAGATCTATGAGATCACTGGAAAGATCAATACTCTATTATTGAAAGCCTTTGGAGATGAAGGAATTGATCTGGTGGATTTCAAAATTGAATTTGGAAAAAATGCTGCTGGAGAGATAGTTTTAGCCGATGAAATTTCACCGGATACATGCAGATTATGGGATAAGGCTACAGGACAAAAACTAGATAAAGACAGATTCAGAAGAGATTTGGGGAGTATAGAGGAAGCGTACATCGAGATATTAAAAAGACTAGGAGCAAAATAA
- the purF gene encoding amidophosphoribosyltransferase: MVVYNESEKMEEECGVFGIYSKEDKKDIAGLIYYGLCALQHRGQESAGMSISKDEKIKTFKGMGLVSDVFSETTLKEAVGNVGIGHVRYSTAGGSCEENAQPLQSHCKLGNIAIAHNGNLINPKIIRELLEDAGVVFQTTTDSEVILNMIARRSKNGLKSTLVDTISAIKGSFALVIAVQNKLIGIRDPYGIRPLCMGKLEDGSIVLASESCALDSVGAELIRDINAGEIVIIDEDGVEAINYNEQSHKAPCSFEHIYFARPDSVIDGLDVYKSRYETGVKLWEQGKVEADIVIGVPDSGLPAAQGYAIASGIPFVTGLVKNKYIGRTFIKPSQELRERAVRVKLNPIRSMIEGKRVVVIDDSLVRGTTSKKLIEMLRGAGATEVHFRSASPAVMHPCYFGVDIAYRKELLAAEMSVEDICEYIGADSLDFLKLDNLTNTLGSKNFCMGCFNGIYPMSTVANM; encoded by the coding sequence ATGGTTGTATACAATGAATCAGAAAAGATGGAAGAGGAATGTGGAGTATTCGGAATATATTCTAAGGAAGATAAAAAGGATATAGCCGGACTGATCTACTATGGATTATGTGCACTGCAACATAGGGGACAGGAAAGTGCCGGAATGAGTATCTCTAAGGATGAGAAAATTAAAACTTTTAAAGGAATGGGGCTGGTTTCAGATGTATTTTCTGAAACGACGTTAAAAGAAGCTGTTGGAAATGTAGGGATTGGTCATGTGAGATATTCTACAGCAGGAGGTTCTTGTGAGGAGAATGCCCAGCCATTACAAAGTCATTGTAAATTAGGGAATATAGCTATAGCTCATAACGGAAATCTTATTAATCCTAAGATAATCAGGGAATTATTAGAGGATGCAGGAGTAGTGTTTCAAACTACTACCGATTCAGAAGTAATCTTAAATATGATTGCAAGAAGATCTAAAAATGGTCTGAAATCAACATTGGTAGATACCATATCAGCTATTAAAGGTTCTTTTGCCCTGGTGATAGCTGTACAAAATAAATTGATTGGGATAAGAGATCCCTATGGAATCAGACCACTCTGTATGGGGAAGTTAGAGGATGGAAGTATTGTATTAGCTTCTGAATCTTGTGCTTTAGACTCGGTAGGGGCAGAATTAATCAGAGATATAAATGCAGGGGAGATAGTAATAATAGATGAAGATGGTGTAGAAGCCATCAACTATAATGAACAATCTCATAAGGCACCGTGTTCTTTTGAACATATTTATTTTGCCAGACCGGACTCTGTGATAGATGGATTGGACGTATATAAAAGCAGGTACGAAACAGGGGTAAAACTCTGGGAACAGGGGAAGGTAGAAGCGGACATCGTAATAGGTGTTCCAGATTCTGGATTGCCCGCAGCCCAAGGATATGCAATAGCCTCAGGGATACCATTTGTGACAGGTTTAGTAAAAAATAAATATATTGGAAGGACATTTATAAAACCCTCCCAGGAGCTTCGTGAAAGAGCTGTAAGGGTTAAATTAAATCCTATTAGATCTATGATAGAGGGGAAAAGAGTTGTAGTAATAGATGATTCATTGGTTCGTGGAACCACAAGTAAAAAATTAATAGAGATGCTGAGGGGAGCAGGAGCGACAGAGGTTCACTTTAGATCTGCCAGCCCGGCAGTGATGCATCCGTGTTATTTTGGGGTAGATATAGCATATAGAAAGGAACTTTTAGCTGCCGAGATGTCTGTAGAAGATATCTGTGAATATATCGGTGCAGACAGTCTGGATTTTTTAAAACTGGATAATTTAACAAATACCCTGGGAAGTAAAAATTTCTGTATGGGATGTTTTAACGGAATATATCCCATGTCTACAGTAGCAAATATGTAA
- the purE gene encoding 5-(carboxyamino)imidazole ribonucleotide mutase, whose protein sequence is MKVAIIFGSKSDTDVMKGAANCLREFGIEFEAHVLSAHRVPEKLVETLKRLEMEDTQAIIAGAGLAAHLPGVIASKTILPVVGVPIRAALDGMDALLSIVQMPKSIPVATVGINNSYNAGMLVVQILALKYPEVQEKLVKFRENMKKNFIIDNENGVEL, encoded by the coding sequence ATGAAGGTAGCTATTATATTTGGAAGTAAATCAGATACAGATGTCATGAAAGGGGCAGCAAATTGCCTGAGGGAATTTGGAATTGAATTTGAAGCTCATGTATTATCGGCTCACAGGGTGCCGGAAAAATTAGTAGAAACATTAAAAAGGTTGGAAATGGAAGATACCCAAGCTATAATAGCAGGGGCAGGATTAGCAGCACACCTGCCTGGAGTAATAGCTTCTAAAACGATATTACCAGTTGTGGGAGTACCTATCAGAGCAGCATTGGACGGGATGGATGCACTGTTGTCAATTGTACAGATGCCAAAATCTATCCCAGTAGCTACAGTTGGAATCAATAACTCTTACAATGCAGGGATGTTAGTGGTACAGATATTAGCACTGAAATATCCTGAAGTTCAAGAAAAACTGGTAAAATTTAGAGAAAATATGAAGAAGAATTTTATTATAGATAATGAAAATGGAGTAGAGCTATAA